From Ptiloglossa arizonensis isolate GNS036 chromosome 14, iyPtiAriz1_principal, whole genome shotgun sequence, the proteins below share one genomic window:
- the LOC143154219 gene encoding cilia- and flagella-associated protein 221-like has protein sequence MINQFLNLYKYESIYKKHSYGTLKMDIDVINRSQCFVNKKKVLNNIQEDSRNAFLSVTPSNLKFTFTSKNLKVQQKTIEITNYFSKSCPIQPLTLETHYFRIESISQTRWLSPGSVFKINILFIPDEARNYNDVLRIRYFNKQLLQIRITAVITTHFSFPRNVNFGIVPLGRAACYEIPICSYAEKEISFTVLPSKENPCVDIYPRWGHVKPNQEPLIIMVIYRPLQYISLNFQIQIFITNLCKTPYIINFYAYTRPGILRKTLENVNLEMKNKTQPEKFGTMSRKKIKPIFQVQTTPKSKFSAKISGTEFSSYEEILLKECGYFSLYALHAVNCILNSKIRKSYNEHDLKGPLSEYMFQIMEKKARKLKKFLMKAENYRRENEFVKIHHKSKVNFGTCNVNENQTVEIKIQREQEWNNYKDSIKTCSEEDLFERQQAKKIKQRILRISLKYPNTMSTPSEKGQSFLYYYNNVLFLQAARKIVLKNRLLKVLKKLNQLTPKLVVELEELLIKQ, from the exons ATGATTAACCAATTCCTCAATTTATACAAATACGAAAGTATTTATAAAAAACACAGTTATGGGACA CTTAAAATGGATATCGATGTAATTAATCGATCTCAATGTTTCGTGAACAAAAAGAAggttttgaataatattcaagAGGATTCAAGAAATGCATTTCTAAGTGTAACGCCATCAAACTTAAAATTTACTTTCACTTCTAAAAATCTTAAAGTTCAGCAGAAGACAATAGAGATCACGAATTATTTCTCTAAATCATGTCCGATTCAACCGTTAACATTGGAAACTCATTACTTTCGGATTGAAAGTATCTCTCAG ACAAGATGGCTCAGTCCTGGCTCGGTTTTCaagataaatattcttttcattcCCGACGAAGCAAGAAATTACAATGATGTCTTAAGGATTCGTTACTTCAATAAACAACTGTTACAGATAAGAATTACCGCAGTGATTACGactcatttttcttttcctagAAACGTAAATTTTGGAATAGTACCACTTGGTCGAGC GGCTTGCTATGAAATACCGATATGTTCTTAcgctgaaaaagaaatttctttcacTGTTTTACCATCGAAAGAAAATCCATGTGTCGACATCTATCCTCGGTGGG GTCATGTTAAACCAAATCAAGAACCCTTAATAATCATGGTAATTTACAGGCCGCTTCAATATATAAGTCTGAATTtccaaattcaaatatttataacgaATTTGTGTAAAACTCCTTACATTATAAATTTCTATGCATATACTCGACCAGGCATTTTACG AAAAACACTGGAGAATGTTAAtctagaaatgaaaaataagacGCAACCAGAAAAATTTGGCACAATGTCTCGTAAAAAGATAAAACCAATTTTTCAAGTGCAAACTACACCGAAATCAAAATTTAGTGCAAAAATATCTGGTACGGAATTTTCAAGTTATGAAGAAATTCTATTAAAAGAATGcggttatttttctttatatgcACTACATGCTGTCAATTGTATCTTgaattcaaaaattcgaaagtCGTACAATGAACATGATTTAAAAG GTCCTTTAAGTGAATACATGTTTCAAATTATGGAAAAAAAagctcgaaaattaaaaaaattcttaatgAAAGCAGAGAATTATCGTCGAGAAAATGAATTTGTGAAAATTCATCATAAATCGAAAGTAAATTTTGGAACGTGTAATGTCAACGAGAATCAAACAGTGGAGATAAAAATACAACGAGAACAAGAGTGGAATAATTACAAAGATTCAATTAAGACGTGCTCGGAAGAAGACTTATTTGAACGACAACAAGCTAAAAAGATAAAGCAAAGAATTTTGAGAATTTCTCTAAAA TATCCGAATACAATGTCAACACCATCTGAAAAGGGGCAATCATTTCTCTATTATTACAACAATGTGCTCTTTCTTCAGGCAGCTCGTAAAATCGTATTAAAGAATCGATTATTGAAAGTACttaaaaaattgaatcaatTGACACCCAAATTAGTCGTTGAATTAGAGGAACTacttattaaacagtag